In uncultured Ilyobacter sp., a genomic segment contains:
- a CDS encoding farnesyl diphosphate synthase, which yields MLKNYLKEKRELIDGSIKNYLDELKYPQVIAEGMKYAVLNGGKRLRPILLLMTLELLGEREENGIPAAVAIEMIHSYSLVHDDLPALDDDDYRRGKLTTHKKYGEAQGILIGDALLTHAFNVLTSKGQNIEAEKIVDIVRLTSQYAGIKGMIGGQMVDIESEGKSIDLPVLQYIHTHKTGKMISLPVEVACIIAGVEEEKKEKLIEYSELIGLAFQIKDDILDIEGDFEKIGKPVGSDKELEKSTYPSIFGMEKTKEMLAEKIEAAKNIIHSEFQSDKGKLFIELADYIQDREK from the coding sequence ATGCTGAAAAATTATTTGAAAGAAAAGAGAGAACTCATAGATGGAAGTATAAAAAATTACCTAGATGAGCTGAAATATCCCCAGGTGATAGCAGAGGGAATGAAGTATGCAGTGTTAAATGGCGGTAAGAGGCTTAGACCTATTCTGCTCCTGATGACCTTGGAGCTATTGGGAGAAAGGGAAGAAAATGGGATACCAGCTGCAGTGGCCATAGAGATGATACACTCTTATTCTCTTGTACATGACGATTTGCCTGCTCTTGACGATGACGACTACAGGAGGGGAAAGCTTACCACACATAAAAAATATGGGGAAGCTCAGGGGATACTGATAGGAGATGCCCTTTTGACACATGCATTCAATGTCCTCACATCTAAAGGTCAAAATATAGAGGCTGAAAAAATCGTGGATATAGTGAGACTGACTTCACAGTATGCAGGCATAAAGGGAATGATAGGCGGACAGATGGTGGATATAGAGAGCGAGGGGAAGAGTATAGATCTTCCGGTCTTGCAGTATATCCATACTCATAAAACAGGAAAGATGATAAGCCTTCCTGTGGAAGTGGCCTGTATAATAGCCGGAGTGGAAGAGGAGAAGAAAGAAAAGCTCATAGAATACTCTGAGCTCATAGGATTAGCCTTTCAGATAAAGGACGATATATTGGATATAGAGGGTGATTTTGAGAAAATAGGAAAACCTGTGGGAAGTGATAAAGAACTTGAAAAATCCACTTACCCTTCTATTTTTGGAATGGAAAAAACAAAAGAGATGCTAGCTGAAAAAATAGAGGCAGCCAAAAATATAATACACAGTGAGTTTCAGTCAGATAAGGGAAAGTTGTTTATAGAACTTGCAGATTACATACAAGACAGAGAAAAATAG
- the xseB gene encoding exodeoxyribonuclease VII small subunit codes for MAKVKTFEENLAEVDEVISRLESGDMELSASIREYEKAMKLLKKSSEMLEKAEGKIMKVIEENGEIKLEEF; via the coding sequence ATGGCTAAGGTAAAAACTTTCGAAGAAAATTTAGCTGAGGTAGATGAAGTAATATCCAGGCTTGAAAGTGGAGACATGGAGCTTTCTGCGTCTATAAGAGAATATGAAAAAGCTATGAAGCTTTTGAAAAAATCTTCTGAGATGCTTGAAAAGGCAGAGGGAAAGATAATGAAGGTTATAGAGGAAAACGGCGAAATTAAATTAGAAGAGTTTTAA
- the rsmD gene encoding 16S rRNA (guanine(966)-N(2))-methyltransferase RsmD, whose protein sequence is MRIIAGTAKNKSIKCRKGTETRPTLDRVKEALFSKIQPYVEDSSILDLFSGTGNIALEAISRGAKRAIMIEKDQEALKIIIENVNSLGFENKCRAYKNEVSRAVEILGRKGEKFDIIFMDPPYKENVCTEVIKKIEKNNILADGGLIICEHHLHERLDQEIVGYKKVDEKSYGKKTLTFYTK, encoded by the coding sequence GTGAGAATAATAGCCGGGACAGCCAAAAACAAAAGTATAAAATGCAGAAAAGGGACAGAGACAAGACCTACCTTAGACAGGGTAAAAGAGGCTTTGTTTTCAAAGATACAGCCCTATGTAGAAGATAGCAGTATCCTAGACCTTTTTAGCGGAACAGGAAATATAGCCTTAGAAGCTATAAGCAGAGGTGCAAAGAGAGCCATAATGATAGAAAAGGATCAAGAGGCCCTTAAAATAATAATAGAAAATGTAAACAGCCTTGGCTTTGAGAATAAATGCAGAGCCTATAAAAATGAGGTTTCCAGAGCAGTGGAGATCTTGGGTAGAAAGGGAGAAAAGTTTGACATAATATTTATGGACCCTCCCTATAAAGAAAATGTATGTACAGAGGTCATTAAAAAGATAGAAAAAAATAATATCCTAGCTGATGGAGGTCTAATAATATGTGAGCACCATCTTCATGAGAGACTTGACCAGGAGATAGTGGGATATAAAAAAGTAGACGAAAAAAGTTACGGAAAGAAAACTTTAACTTTTTATACGAAATAA
- the queA gene encoding tRNA preQ1(34) S-adenosylmethionine ribosyltransferase-isomerase QueA, with amino-acid sequence MSTRLSDYDYNLPEELIGQTPAEPRDHSRLMLVNKKTGDIEHKRFYNIIDSLNTGDVLVRNSTRVIPARLMGRKDTGAILEVFLLKRQDINTWECLIGNAKRLKIGQKVFIGENNELVAELKEIKEDGNRILTFYYEGVFEEILDKLGQMPLPPYISEKLSEKERYQTVYAIKGESVAAPTAGLHFTEELLEKIKEKGVEIADLFLEVGLGTFRPVKTEDVLDHKMHEETYEVPEKSAEIINKAKKEGRRIIAVGTTSIRTLESSVDEDGMLVAGKGSTDIFIYPGYKFKMVDGLITNFHLPKSTLLMLVSAFSSREIIMDVYKKAVEEKYRFFSFGDAMFIY; translated from the coding sequence ATGTCAACAAGATTGTCTGACTATGACTATAATCTTCCAGAAGAACTGATTGGGCAAACACCTGCAGAACCGAGAGATCACTCTAGGCTGATGCTGGTAAATAAGAAAACTGGGGATATAGAACATAAAAGATTTTATAATATAATAGATTCTCTAAATACAGGGGATGTTCTTGTAAGGAATTCTACTAGAGTAATACCTGCAAGGCTTATGGGAAGAAAAGACACAGGGGCTATCCTTGAAGTATTTCTTCTGAAAAGGCAGGATATAAATACCTGGGAATGTCTTATTGGAAATGCCAAGAGACTTAAAATAGGTCAAAAGGTATTTATAGGTGAAAATAATGAGCTTGTAGCTGAGCTCAAAGAGATAAAAGAAGATGGGAATAGAATACTGACTTTTTATTATGAGGGAGTTTTTGAAGAGATACTAGACAAGCTGGGTCAGATGCCTCTTCCGCCATATATAAGTGAAAAGCTCTCGGAAAAAGAGAGATATCAGACAGTATATGCTATAAAGGGTGAGTCTGTAGCGGCTCCCACTGCGGGACTTCATTTTACAGAAGAACTTTTGGAAAAAATAAAAGAAAAAGGTGTGGAGATAGCTGATCTATTTTTGGAAGTTGGGCTAGGAACCTTCAGACCTGTCAAAACAGAAGATGTACTAGATCACAAGATGCATGAGGAGACTTATGAGGTTCCAGAAAAATCAGCAGAGATAATAAACAAGGCCAAAAAAGAGGGCCGAAGGATCATAGCAGTTGGAACAACCTCTATACGTACCCTAGAGTCTTCGGTAGATGAAGATGGTATGCTTGTAGCAGGCAAGGGATCGACAGATATATTTATATATCCTGGGTACAAGTTTAAGATGGTAGATGGCCTGATAACAAATTTCCACCTTCCAAAGTCTACCCTTTTGATGCTCGTTTCGGCATTTTCAAGCAGGGAGATTATTATGGATGTGTACAAAAAAGCAGTTGAGGAGAAATATCGCTTTTTCAGTTTTGGAGATGCGATGTTTATTTATTAG
- the prmC gene encoding peptide chain release factor N(5)-glutamine methyltransferase has product MEKLINILKFSEEYLKKYSFSKPRLQAEKVVAYVLKLDRISLYAYFDRDLSEDEKVQIKNFLKEMARNRLDFEKVLEKLENKNVDEIKIEKENHKKENLQLLSQSIEYIEKNGIENAKLEAEYIFSHVLKTNRLTLTLDFTRKITEEEKKLIKEMIIKRARDKKPLQYILGEEEFFGYKFKVDERVLIPRPETELLVEQCIVLVSDIKAPFILDIGVGSGAISVSLGKKIPSSKVLGVDISDEALEVANQNKELNKANNVKFIKSDVFQNVSYKAFDMIVSNPPYIPEKEYRELMHEVKKYEPKLALTAEDEGLYFYKLITAKAWDYLKSGGFLAFEVGYNQAQKVKEIMESNKFENIVIVKDYHQIERIVIGKKK; this is encoded by the coding sequence ATGGAAAAATTAATTAATATACTTAAATTTAGTGAGGAGTATTTGAAAAAATACTCCTTTTCAAAACCCCGACTTCAGGCGGAAAAAGTGGTCGCTTATGTGTTGAAGCTTGACAGGATAAGCCTTTATGCATATTTTGACAGGGATCTTAGTGAAGATGAAAAAGTCCAGATTAAAAATTTTTTGAAAGAGATGGCAAGGAACAGATTGGACTTTGAAAAAGTCCTAGAAAAATTGGAAAATAAAAATGTAGATGAAATAAAAATAGAGAAAGAAAATCATAAAAAAGAAAACTTGCAACTTCTCTCACAATCTATTGAATATATAGAGAAGAATGGTATAGAGAATGCAAAACTAGAAGCTGAATATATATTTTCTCATGTTTTGAAAACCAATAGGCTGACCCTTACTCTTGATTTTACACGAAAAATAACTGAAGAAGAAAAAAAACTGATAAAAGAGATGATAATAAAAAGAGCAAGAGACAAAAAACCTCTCCAGTATATCTTGGGTGAAGAGGAATTTTTTGGTTATAAATTTAAGGTAGATGAAAGAGTTCTTATACCGAGGCCTGAAACGGAACTTCTTGTCGAGCAGTGTATTGTTCTGGTGTCAGATATAAAAGCACCTTTTATTTTGGATATAGGTGTGGGAAGTGGAGCAATATCTGTAAGCCTTGGGAAAAAAATACCGTCATCAAAAGTTCTCGGTGTGGATATAAGTGATGAGGCTCTAGAAGTAGCTAACCAAAACAAAGAGCTAAATAAGGCTAATAATGTAAAATTCATAAAATCTGATGTTTTTCAAAATGTCAGTTACAAGGCCTTTGATATGATAGTATCCAATCCCCCGTACATTCCTGAAAAAGAGTATAGGGAACTGATGCATGAGGTTAAGAAATATGAACCTAAATTGGCACTGACAGCAGAAGATGAGGGATTATATTTTTATAAACTCATAACGGCAAAGGCTTGGGATTATCTAAAAAGTGGTGGTTTTTTGGCTTTTGAAGTGGGATATAATCAAGCTCAAAAGGTAAAAGAGATTATGGAGAGTAACAAATTTGAAAATATAGTAATTGTCAAAGATTATCATCAGATAGAAAGAATAGTAATCGGAAAAAAGAAGTAA
- the prfA gene encoding peptide chain release factor 1: MFGKLEEVVKKHEELTGLLGSSEIIKDPKKLIEYNKALNEITPVVEKYKEYKRYSEDLEFTKDSLKVEKDHEMKEMLLEEMRDIEEIMPKLEQELRILLLPKDPNDDKNVIIEIRGGTGGDEAALFAGNLYRMYCRYAERNKWKTEVLSKSEVGVGGLKEIVFSLHGQGAYSKLKFESGVHRVQRVPETESSGRIHTSTATVAVLPEVDDVEQVEIKPSDLKIDTFRSSGAGGQHVNTTDSAVRITHLPTGVIVECQDERSQLKNREKAMKVLATKLFEMEIEKQRSEVESTRKLQVGTGARSEKIRTYNYPQGRITDHRIKLTLHKLDAFLDGDLTEMIDALITFDQADMLTNLAG, encoded by the coding sequence ATGTTTGGAAAGCTTGAGGAAGTAGTAAAAAAACATGAGGAACTTACTGGATTATTAGGTAGCAGTGAGATTATAAAAGACCCCAAAAAACTTATAGAATACAACAAAGCACTTAATGAGATTACCCCAGTTGTGGAGAAATACAAAGAGTATAAAAGGTATTCAGAGGACTTGGAATTTACCAAGGATAGTCTCAAAGTGGAAAAAGACCACGAGATGAAAGAGATGCTTCTTGAAGAGATGAGAGATATAGAGGAGATTATGCCAAAACTAGAGCAAGAGCTCAGAATACTTCTTCTCCCTAAGGATCCCAATGATGATAAGAACGTTATAATAGAGATCAGAGGTGGAACAGGTGGAGATGAAGCGGCTTTATTTGCTGGGAATCTCTATAGAATGTACTGCAGATATGCAGAGAGAAACAAATGGAAGACAGAAGTACTTAGTAAGAGTGAAGTAGGTGTTGGTGGACTAAAAGAGATAGTTTTTTCTCTCCATGGACAGGGAGCATATTCTAAGCTCAAATTTGAGTCTGGAGTGCACAGGGTGCAGAGAGTTCCAGAAACTGAATCTTCTGGAAGAATACATACATCTACTGCAACTGTAGCTGTTTTACCTGAAGTGGATGATGTAGAACAGGTGGAAATAAAGCCATCAGATCTGAAAATAGATACCTTTAGATCATCAGGGGCAGGAGGTCAGCACGTAAATACCACTGACTCTGCAGTTAGAATAACTCATCTTCCTACTGGAGTTATAGTAGAGTGTCAAGATGAAAGGTCTCAGTTGAAAAACAGAGAAAAAGCCATGAAAGTACTTGCCACAAAACTCTTTGAGATGGAGATCGAAAAGCAAAGGTCAGAGGTAGAAAGTACAAGAAAACTTCAGGTAGGAACAGGTGCCAGATCTGAAAAAATAAGGACTTACAACTATCCTCAAGGAAGAATCACAGACCACAGAATAAAATTGACCCTGCATAAGTTAGATGCTTTTTTAGATGGGGATTTGACTGAGATGATAGATGCCCTTATCACATTTGACCAAGCTGACATGCTTACGAATTTAGCAGGATAA
- a CDS encoding RNA polymerase sigma factor yields MDFDKIFDTYFERVYNKILGMVKNPEDAEDIAQEVFVSVYKNLKKFRKESNIYTWIYRIAINKTYDFFRKNKTTFELNEEILEIEDDTNVHTTMILEEKLKKINSREREIVLLKDIYGYKFREISKLKDMNLSTVKSIYYKGIKDMGGTG; encoded by the coding sequence ATGGATTTTGACAAAATTTTTGATACATACTTTGAACGAGTTTACAACAAAATCCTAGGGATGGTTAAAAATCCGGAAGATGCTGAAGATATAGCTCAGGAAGTTTTTGTAAGTGTATATAAAAACCTCAAGAAATTTAGAAAAGAGAGTAATATCTATACTTGGATCTATAGGATAGCAATAAATAAGACCTATGATTTTTTTAGAAAAAATAAAACTACTTTCGAATTGAATGAGGAAATCCTTGAGATAGAGGACGATACCAATGTTCACACAACGATGATATTAGAAGAAAAACTAAAAAAAATAAACTCTAGAGAACGAGAGATAGTATTATTGAAAGATATCTACGGATATAAGTTTCGTGAAATATCTAAGCTAAAAGACATGAATCTTTCCACTGTGAAATCGATCTATTACAAGGGTATAAAAGATATGGGAGGTACAGGATGA
- the ispG gene encoding flavodoxin-dependent (E)-4-hydroxy-3-methylbut-2-enyl-diphosphate synthase, which translates to MTGSRKIRVGNIYIGGDSEVIIQSMTNTKTSDIKATVKQIKELENAGCQLVRVTVNDTEAAEAIKEIKKQISIPLAADIHFDYRLAISAMENGVDKLRINPGNIGSDDKVALVVEKAKEYNIPIRIGVNAGSLEKTILEKYRRPTPEAMVESGLYHVRLLEKFGFEDIIISLKSSNVKMMVTAYRMMRELVDYPLHLGVTEAGTAFQGTVKSSIGIGGLLVDDIGDTIRVSLTENPVEEIKVAKEILKVLGLREEGTEIISCPTCGRTEIDLINLAKKVEEEFSTFEKKIKIAVMGCVVNGPGEAREADYGVAGGKGIGVLFKKGEVIKQVKETEILDELKKMIMEDFKDEEDI; encoded by the coding sequence ATGACAGGTTCTAGAAAGATAAGGGTGGGGAACATATATATTGGCGGAGACAGCGAGGTTATAATCCAGTCAATGACCAACACTAAAACTTCAGATATAAAGGCCACTGTGAAACAGATAAAGGAACTTGAAAATGCAGGATGCCAACTTGTAAGGGTAACGGTAAATGACACAGAGGCAGCCGAAGCAATAAAAGAGATAAAAAAACAGATAAGCATACCTCTGGCAGCAGATATTCATTTTGACTATAGGCTTGCTATATCAGCTATGGAAAATGGTGTAGATAAGCTAAGAATAAATCCAGGAAACATAGGGAGCGACGATAAGGTAGCCTTGGTTGTGGAAAAGGCTAAAGAATACAATATCCCTATAAGAATAGGTGTAAATGCAGGGTCACTAGAAAAGACCATACTTGAAAAATACAGAAGACCTACCCCTGAGGCCATGGTTGAAAGCGGTCTTTACCATGTGAGGCTTCTGGAAAAGTTCGGATTTGAGGATATAATAATATCACTTAAATCTAGCAACGTGAAGATGATGGTAACAGCCTACAGGATGATGAGGGAACTAGTAGACTATCCTCTTCATCTAGGTGTAACAGAGGCAGGGACTGCATTTCAGGGGACAGTGAAATCCTCAATAGGTATAGGGGGGCTTCTTGTTGATGATATAGGGGATACCATAAGGGTATCACTCACTGAAAACCCTGTGGAAGAGATCAAGGTTGCAAAGGAGATACTTAAGGTACTTGGGCTCAGAGAAGAAGGAACAGAGATAATATCCTGTCCTACCTGTGGAAGGACTGAGATCGATCTTATAAATCTTGCAAAAAAAGTAGAGGAGGAATTCAGTACCTTTGAAAAAAAGATCAAGATCGCTGTGATGGGCTGCGTGGTAAATGGACCTGGTGAAGCTAGGGAAGCTGACTACGGAGTGGCTGGAGGCAAGGGTATAGGGGTTCTCTTTAAAAAGGGTGAAGTTATTAAACAGGTCAAGGAAACAGAGATCTTAGATGAGCTGAAAAAAATGATAATGGAGGATTTTAAAGATGAAGAAGATATTTAA
- a CDS encoding GDYXXLXY domain-containing protein, with protein sequence MRNKIIFAVMVFFQLGVFLLMVVNKEIIIKKGSTHKFQVAPRDPYDYMRGNYLSINLDHRELAGNYKNVENKNGYLIVKKDGEWSRITEFSNKKPENIEYIKGKIRNTYKNKTYFENPFKRFYMEEGEAKETEKKIAEGDRSYIVVKIYKGRYVLESIEIEE encoded by the coding sequence TTGAGAAATAAGATTATTTTTGCAGTTATGGTATTTTTTCAGCTGGGAGTATTTTTACTCATGGTTGTAAATAAAGAGATTATAATTAAGAAGGGAAGCACCCATAAATTTCAAGTTGCTCCAAGGGATCCTTATGACTATATGAGGGGAAATTATCTAAGTATAAATCTAGATCATAGAGAGCTTGCAGGCAATTATAAAAATGTTGAAAATAAAAATGGCTATCTCATTGTGAAAAAAGATGGAGAGTGGAGCAGGATAACTGAATTTTCAAATAAAAAACCTGAAAATATAGAATATATAAAGGGAAAAATAAGAAATACTTATAAAAACAAAACCTACTTTGAAAACCCCTTTAAAAGATTCTACATGGAGGAAGGCGAGGCAAAGGAAACAGAAAAGAAAATAGCTGAAGGTGATAGATCTTATATTGTGGTGAAAATATATAAGGGAAGATATGTGCTGGAGTCCATTGAAATTGAGGAGTAA
- a CDS encoding DUF2157 domain-containing protein translates to MRGKIVLKELDRLRGLGVITDEIYQSIEEFYASQGDNKKSFFNFFITTGCLLIGLGIILLFAYNWSKIGRGVKTGILISSVLTGQIFFYFSLKKKREFVSGSGVFLILIVGLSIAMVSQMYNISGEDQGFYLAWATLSIPVLYFTKGGINTLIYGFVLYMYQSSDGYILIYMLLGLPIFLFSRKKDGMGALVETTSKILFLIGLMAWYGKFSDNSKAGLLLYSALFAGVYTFPLGLKKIGEQLTIIMAYFLTFKKDYIFSHELVYDKVFWVSALFYIIVLVLLFIRKEDFKNIILWNIPLIILPLFFSWGFIFYNIYFLIIGGNFIYEGFKRGDVRSFNNGSLIVGGLIATRFFDYKISTLTRGLVFILLGGALIAGNLYMSRKRGGSVEK, encoded by the coding sequence ATGAGGGGGAAGATTGTCTTAAAAGAGCTAGATAGACTTCGAGGCTTAGGGGTTATCACAGATGAAATTTACCAGAGTATAGAAGAGTTTTACGCAAGCCAGGGGGATAACAAAAAGTCTTTTTTTAATTTTTTTATAACTACAGGCTGCCTATTGATAGGCCTAGGTATTATTCTTTTATTTGCATATAACTGGTCGAAAATAGGTAGAGGAGTAAAGACAGGGATTCTTATATCATCTGTACTGACAGGGCAGATATTTTTTTACTTTTCCCTGAAGAAAAAAAGAGAATTTGTATCAGGGTCTGGAGTTTTTCTTATACTAATTGTGGGTTTATCTATAGCTATGGTATCTCAGATGTATAATATTTCAGGAGAGGACCAGGGATTTTATCTAGCCTGGGCTACCCTGAGTATTCCGGTATTGTATTTTACAAAGGGAGGAATAAATACACTGATTTACGGTTTTGTTTTATACATGTATCAGAGTTCTGATGGGTATATATTGATTTATATGCTACTAGGTTTGCCTATATTTTTGTTTTCCAGAAAAAAAGATGGAATGGGTGCCTTGGTTGAAACGACATCTAAAATCTTGTTTTTGATAGGTCTTATGGCATGGTATGGAAAATTTTCAGATAATTCCAAGGCGGGGCTGCTTTTATACAGTGCTCTTTTTGCAGGGGTCTATACTTTTCCACTGGGCTTAAAAAAAATCGGAGAACAGCTGACAATAATAATGGCCTATTTTCTGACCTTTAAAAAGGACTATATATTTAGCCATGAACTGGTTTATGACAAGGTATTTTGGGTTTCTGCCCTATTTTATATTATAGTATTAGTATTACTTTTTATAAGAAAAGAAGACTTTAAAAACATTATTCTGTGGAACATTCCACTTATTATATTACCCTTATTTTTCAGTTGGGGATTTATATTTTATAATATATATTTTCTGATCATAGGAGGTAATTTTATATACGAGGGCTTTAAAAGAGGAGATGTAAGAAGCTTTAATAATGGAAGCTTAATAGTAGGAGGGCTTATTGCAACAAGATTTTTCGATTACAAAATATCCACCCTTACAAGGGGACTTGTCTTTATCCTTCTCGGAGGAGCACTTATAGCCGGTAATCTGTATATGAGCAGAAAAAGAGGTGGTTCTGTTGAGAAATAA
- a CDS encoding peptidoglycan DD-metalloendopeptidase family protein, with amino-acid sequence MNRRFTNLLTALVVIVLVLSVQVSRVVKREVVDVKKFTDYYEATDAANGGFEVLDSNFITIEKEYILKVEKVEDSKQPAEKSYSIPTFEIYQVKSGDSLYKIAKKFNQELAVLRANNPQVGSVLKIGDKLNIISGNGIFYKVRKGDSLYKISKKYNVKIDDIMSYNKLNNSSLKVGQSLYIPNPDLKQVVAAAKKRTVNFTMPVKWKGITSPFGRRFHPVLKRYIYHKGVDLRAKYVPLHAAKDGKVTYAGWMSGYGKIIIIKHAGGYETRAAHLNNINVKPGQYVKQGQVIGKTGMTGRVTGPHLHFEIRKNGVPYNPMKYLVK; translated from the coding sequence GTGAATAGAAGATTTACTAACCTTTTGACGGCTCTTGTGGTCATCGTGCTAGTACTTTCGGTACAGGTGTCTAGAGTTGTTAAGAGAGAGGTCGTAGATGTAAAAAAGTTTACAGATTATTATGAAGCTACAGATGCTGCCAACGGTGGTTTTGAAGTGTTAGACAGCAACTTTATAACAATAGAAAAAGAGTATATCCTAAAAGTCGAAAAGGTTGAGGATTCAAAACAACCTGCAGAAAAAAGCTATTCTATTCCGACCTTTGAAATATATCAGGTGAAATCGGGAGATTCTCTTTACAAAATAGCCAAAAAGTTCAATCAGGAACTGGCAGTTTTGAGAGCCAATAACCCTCAGGTGGGAAGTGTTTTAAAAATTGGAGACAAGTTAAATATAATTTCTGGAAACGGAATATTCTATAAGGTTAGAAAAGGTGACTCTCTTTATAAAATTTCGAAAAAATACAATGTAAAAATTGACGATATAATGAGTTATAATAAACTCAATAACAGCTCCCTCAAAGTAGGGCAGAGTCTTTATATCCCGAACCCAGACCTAAAACAGGTGGTGGCAGCAGCTAAAAAAAGAACTGTTAATTTCACTATGCCTGTAAAATGGAAGGGAATAACCAGTCCATTTGGAAGAAGATTTCATCCTGTTTTAAAGAGATACATATATCATAAAGGTGTAGATTTGAGAGCAAAGTATGTACCTCTTCATGCTGCAAAAGACGGTAAAGTAACCTATGCAGGCTGGATGAGTGGTTATGGTAAGATAATAATAATAAAACATGCCGGAGGATATGAGACAAGAGCGGCACATCTTAACAATATAAATGTAAAACCTGGACAGTATGTAAAACAAGGTCAGGTAATAGGAAAAACAGGGATGACAGGAAGAGTAACAGGTCCTCATCTTCACTTTGAAATAAGAAAAAACGGGGTACCATACAACCCTATGAAATATCTTGTAAAATAG
- the rho gene encoding transcription termination factor Rho, protein MDNLNNFLLTELKEIARQLGIESWNRYKKQELVDIIEEYYENLKGHTIAWGTLDVLGDGYGFLRDTNVEKDIYVSASQVRRFKLRTGDLILGEVREPVGDEKNYALRKVLLVNGGDIQKAESRVPFDELIPAYPTEQLILETGRKNLSGRIIDLIAPIGKGQRGLIVAPPKAGKTMLISSIANSIIENNKNSEVWILLIDERPEEVTDIRETVKGAEVFSSTFDEDPKNHIKVTEMVLEKAKRKLEDGEDIIILMDSLTRLARAYNIVIPSSGKLISGGIDPTALYYPKKFFGSARNIREGGSLTIVATALVDTGSKMDDVIYEEFKGTGNMEIHLDRNLSQLRIYPAIDIQKSGTRKEELLIKEKKLDLIWGIRRYLSEYDRATAAKKLIDTIESTESNDDLLKAYQKGDK, encoded by the coding sequence ATGGATAATTTGAATAACTTTTTATTAACAGAACTTAAAGAGATCGCAAGACAGCTAGGGATAGAGAGCTGGAATAGATACAAGAAACAAGAGCTTGTGGATATAATAGAGGAGTATTATGAAAACCTTAAGGGGCATACTATAGCTTGGGGAACTTTAGACGTTTTAGGAGACGGATATGGATTTTTGAGGGACACAAATGTAGAAAAAGATATCTATGTCTCTGCCTCCCAGGTCAGGAGGTTTAAATTAAGAACCGGTGATCTTATTTTAGGAGAAGTAAGAGAGCCTGTGGGTGATGAAAAAAATTATGCTCTCAGAAAAGTTCTTTTGGTAAATGGGGGAGATATACAAAAGGCAGAATCTCGAGTTCCTTTTGACGAGCTGATACCTGCCTATCCAACTGAGCAGCTTATTCTCGAGACAGGTAGAAAAAATCTATCAGGAAGAATAATAGACCTTATTGCCCCTATAGGTAAGGGACAGAGAGGACTTATAGTAGCACCTCCAAAAGCCGGTAAGACTATGCTCATAAGTAGTATTGCAAATTCCATCATTGAAAACAACAAAAACTCCGAAGTGTGGATACTCCTTATTGATGAAAGACCTGAAGAGGTTACAGACATAAGAGAGACAGTAAAGGGAGCGGAGGTTTTTTCCTCTACATTTGATGAAGACCCTAAAAATCACATAAAGGTAACTGAAATGGTTTTGGAAAAGGCAAAGAGAAAGCTTGAAGACGGTGAGGATATTATTATACTTATGGACTCCCTTACGAGACTGGCAAGAGCTTACAATATCGTCATACCATCAAGTGGTAAGCTGATATCTGGTGGAATAGATCCCACTGCACTATATTATCCAAAGAAATTTTTTGGGTCTGCAAGAAACATAAGAGAAGGCGGGAGTCTGACTATCGTAGCTACAGCCTTGGTAGACACTGGAAGTAAGATGGACGACGTTATTTACGAAGAGTTCAAAGGGACAGGAAACATGGAGATTCATCTAGATAGAAACCTATCTCAGCTTAGAATCTATCCTGCCATAGACATCCAAAAATCAGGGACAAGAAAAGAAGAACTTTTGATAAAAGAAAAGAAGCTCGACCTTATATGGGGGATAAGAAGATATCTTTCAGAATATGACAGAGCCACTGCTGCTAAAAAACTTATAGATACAATAGAGTCCACAGAAAGCAATGATGATCTTTTAAAAGCTTATCAGAAGGGGGATAAATAA